A single genomic interval of Cucumis sativus cultivar 9930 chromosome 5, Cucumber_9930_V3, whole genome shotgun sequence harbors:
- the LOC101222428 gene encoding basic leucine zipper 43: MEISGAHFFAPEKYGMIQNPNINELLSCIPVNSISTSDDGDDQNHKPGIVIDERKQRRMISNWESARRSRMRKQKHLDELWSVVLHLRTENHSLMEKLNQLTDSEQQLLQENVKLKEEALNLHRMITDIQMGSPYTTHLRELEEAPCNTFVIMAESSSQSDE; encoded by the coding sequence ATGGAAATCTCAGGAGCCCATTTCTTTGCACCTGAAAAATATGGCATGATCCAAAATCCCAATATCAATGAATTATTGTCTTGTATTCCTGTTAACTCAATCTCTACTTCTGATGATGGTGATGATCAGAACCACAAACCTGGAATAGTCATCGATGAGAGGAAGCAAAGGAGAATGATATCGAATTGGGAATCGGCACGAAGGTCCCGAATGAGGAAACAGAAGCATCTTGATGAACTTTGGTCAGTGGTACTTCATCTTCGTACAGAGAATCATAGTCTCATGGAGAAGTTGAATCAGTTAACAGATTCTGAACAACAGCTTCTTCAAGAGAACGTCAAGCTCAAAGAAGAAGCATTGAATTTACATCGGATGATCACTGATATTCAAATGGGCAGTCCTTACACAACTCACTTGAGAGAGCTGGAGGAAGCCCCCTGCAATACATTTGTTATCATGGCTGAATCCTCAAGCCAATCTGATGAGTAG